From the genome of Bradyrhizobium sp. ORS 278:
GACGAAGGAGAGACTTTACCCCGCCTGCCCTGCGGCCACCGCCGCCTGCGGGACAGCCACCGCAGCCACCCGTCGCGGCGACAGGCGTTCCGCCTGCAGCACGGCGAAGGTCAGCACGATGAGCGCCGTGCCCTGATGCAGCAGCGCCAGCGAGATCGGGACCACCATCAACAGGGTCGCGATGCCCAGCACCGCCTGTACCAGGATCGCCGCCAGCAGACGGTGCGCGCCGCGCACGGCGTCGCGGCCAGCGCCGGCGCGCATCACATCGAAGGCGTGCCAGGCCGCCAGCGCGAGCAGCGTGTAGGCGGTCATGCGATGCATGAACTGCACCGTCAGATGGTTCTCGAACAGATTGATCCACCACGGCGCATGGGCCCACAGGTTGGCCGCCGCCGGGATCAGGCCGCCGTCAATCTCCGGCCAGGTGTTGTAGACGAGCCCGGCGCGCAGGCCAGCGACCAATGCGCCGAGATAGAGTTGCACGAAGGTGACGCCGACCAGCGCCCAGGCCGTCAGCCGCAGCCGTCCCGGCACCTCGGCTTCGTCGCGCGGCTTGAGCCGCCGCAGGGTCCAGACGATCGACGCGAAGATCAGCAGCGCGAGCGACAGATGCGTCGCGAGCCGGACCGGCGCGACCTCCGTGCGCTCGGTCAGCCCCGAGGCCACCATCCACCAGCCGACCGCGCCCTGCAGCGCGCCGAGACCGAAGATCAGCCAGAGCCTGCGCCCGAGCGGGCCGGAC
Proteins encoded in this window:
- a CDS encoding COX15/CtaA family protein, with the translated sequence MTTVPPTRDTAAIRIWLSIVAGLIALMVLVGGATRLTESGLSIVEWKPVTGTLPPLSEQAWSDAFEAYKTIPQYRQMNAGMTLHEFKTIFWWEWAHRLLGRVIGMVYLLPFLWFLWRGAVSGPLGRRLWLIFGLGALQGAVGWWMVASGLTERTEVAPVRLATHLSLALLIFASIVWTLRRLKPRDEAEVPGRLRLTAWALVGVTFVQLYLGALVAGLRAGLVYNTWPEIDGGLIPAAANLWAHAPWWINLFENHLTVQFMHRMTAYTLLALAAWHAFDVMRAGAGRDAVRGAHRLLAAILVQAVLGIATLLMVVPISLALLHQGTALIVLTFAVLQAERLSPRRVAAVAVPQAAVAAGQAG